One part of the Raphanus sativus cultivar WK10039 chromosome 7, ASM80110v3, whole genome shotgun sequence genome encodes these proteins:
- the LOC108817198 gene encoding abscisic acid receptor PYL5-like: MGSPVQLHHGSDAPNGFHTLQTHDQTDGLIRRVCLTRGMHVPEHVAMHHTHDVGPDQCCSSVVHMIHAPVESVWALVRRFDNPKVYKNFIRQCRIVQGDGLHAGDLREVMVVSGLPAVSSTERLEILDEERHVISFSVVGGDHRLENYRSVTTLHASDDEGTVVVESYIVDVPPGNTEEETVSFVDTIVRCNLQSLARSCTSRQ; the protein is encoded by the coding sequence ATGGGATCACCGGTGCAGCTCCATCACGGCTCGGACGCCCCGAACGGCTTCCACACGCTGCAGACTCACGACCAAACCGATGGTCTGATCAGACGAGTATGTCTCACGCGCGGTATGCATGTGCCGGAGCACGTGGCGATGCACCACACACACGACGTTGGCCCGGACCAGTGCTGCTCCTCGGTGGTGCATATGATACACGCGCCGGTGGAGTCTGTCTGGGCCCTAGTACGTCGTTTTGATAATCCTAAAGTTTACAAGAACTTCATCAGGCAGTGCCGCATCGTCCAGGGAGACGGGCTCCACGCCGGCGATCTCCGGGAGGTCATGGTCGTATCCGGACTCCCGGCGGTATCGAGCACCGAGAGGCTAGAGATCTTGGACGAGGAGCGTCACGTGATAAGCTTTAGCGTCGTGGGTGGGGACCATAGGCTGGAGAACTACCGATCGGTGACGACACTTCACGCGTCAGACGACGAAGGAACCGTGGTGGTGGAGTCTTACATCGTCGATGTACCACCGGGAAACACGGAGGAGGAGACTGTTAGTTTCGTTGATACTATCGTCCGGTGCAACCTTCAGTCTCTGGCTAGAAGCTGTACCAGCCGGCAATAA
- the LOC108816152 gene encoding sister chromatid cohesion 1 protein 1 produces the protein MFYSHQLLARKAPLGQIWMAATLHAKINRKKLNKLDIIQICEEILNPSVPMALRLSGILMGGVVIVYERKVKLLFDDVTRLLVEINGAWRTKAVPDPTLLPKGRTHARKEAVTLPEKEEADFGDVEQTRSQLPKFPNFMDFQQSYISMRLDEPNVNEQEDLGQHFHQADAENITLFEYHASYQTNTETYDRFERFDIEGDDETQLNFNPPEGAQIPPVLIPSPPRHHDFSEGGKPTSPLRQEQQEEGRDAFAEQTGEQNIPDREDQDIPRPTKRRARRTATSAMDYEQTIIAGNQYQSWLQDTSHILLRGKKRKARGPASPSFEVTKRMKLPLTQLFEEHVDGSYPPQLMELWSKCTHPLQTSTSETGRPDLSAEQSPGFVQERMQNHDQTDHHQGTETSFQNLGSPAERFRNALAEKDGSIEGLMARSRASAENNNRKSAADISVTPLYSGDDVRSIPSSTPSARGAASINIEINSNSRRLSRKRQHSSPRRGLEPVAEDRTSEHRAYEFEFSMLPEKGFTADNEVLAETGPTQTQKPVTTHSDEKITDSIKSHLKTHFETPGAAQVESLNKLAIGMKRNAAAQLFYQSCVLATRGVIKVEQTQPYGDILIARGPNM, from the exons ATGTTTTACTCTCATCAGCTTCTAGCTCGGAAAGCTCCGTTAGGTCAGATATG GATGGCCGCTACGTTGCACGCGAAGATCAATCGGAAGAAGCTGAACAAGCTCGATATCATTCAAATCTG CGAAGAGATTCTCAATCCGTCGGTTCCAATGGCTCTCAGACTTTCTGGGATTTTGATgg GTGGGGTTGTGATCGTATATGAGAGGAAAGTAAAGCTCCTTTTCG ATGACGTCACTCGCCTTCTG GTGGAAATTAATGGAGCTTGGCGCACAAAAGCTGTTCCTGATCCTACTTTACTACCCAAAGGAAGAACCCACGCCAG GAAAGAGGCTGTTACATTGCctgagaaggaagaagctgatTTTGGGGATGTTGAACAGACTCGGAGTCAGTTACCCAAATTTCCCAATTTCATGGATTTTCAGCAGTCTTATATCTCCATG CGGTTAGATGAACCCAATGTCAACGAGCAAGAAGATCTTGGACAGCATTTCCATCAAG CTGATGCCGAGAATATCACACTCTTCGAGTATCATGCTTCATACCAGACTAATACTGAGACCTATGATCGTTTTGAAAG ATTTGACATCGAAGGAGATGATGAAACTCAGTTGAACTTCAATCCACCAGAAGGCGCGCAAATACCCCCAGTGCTGATCCCATCACCACCTCGTCATCATGACTTTTCTGAAG GAGGCAAACCCACAAGCCCTTTGCGGCAGGAGCAACAAGAGGAGGGGAGGGATGCATTTGCTGAGCAGACGGGGGAACAAAACATACCGGACAGAGAG GACCAAGATATACCACGGCCAACAAAAAGAAGAGCAAGAAGGACAGCTACTTCAGCAATGGATTATGAGCAGACAATTATCGCTGGTAATCAATACCAGTCATGGCTCCAGGATACTTCTCACATTCTCCTGAGGGGAAAAAAGAGAAAG GCTCGAGGACCCGCCAGCCCAAGTTTTGAGGTTACTAAGCGTATGAAGCTGCCACTTACACAACTCTTTGAAGAGCATGTGGACGGTTCGTACCCACCTCAGCTCATGGAACTTTGGTCAAAATGCACCCATCCTCTTCAAACCTCTACATCTG AGACTGGACGCCCTGATCTCTCTGCGGAGCAATCTCCAGGGTTTGTCCAGGAGAGAATGCAAAACCACGACCAAACAGACCAT CATCAGGGCACTGAGACAAGCTTCCAAAATCTTGGTAGTCCCGCAGAAAGATTTCGTAACGCTCTCGCTGAGAAAGATGGTTCAATAGAAGGCCTGATGGCTCGATCTCGAGCAAGCGCTGAAAATAATAACCGCAAGTCTGCTGCCGATATTAGCGTTACACCATTATATTCTG GAGATGACGTGAGATCCATACCTAGCAGCACACCATCCGCACGTGGGGCAGCTTCCATTAACATAGAAATCAACTCTAACAGTCGCAGGCTCAGCAGAAAAAGGCAACATTCCTCGCCAAGAAGAGGACTCGAACCAGTAGCGGAAGACAGAACGTCGGAGCACCGTGCTTATGAGTTTGAGTTTTCAATGTTACCTGAAAAGGGGTTTACAGCTGATAACG AAGTACTAGCTGAGACTGGACCTACACAAACTCAAAAGCCAGTGACCACTCACTCAGACGAGAAGATAACAGATAGCATCAAAAG TCACCTCAAGACGCACTTTGAAACACCTGGAGCTGCTCAAGTGGAATCTCTTAACAAACTCGCTATTGGAATGAAAAGAAACGCTGCAGCTCAACTCTTCTACCAATCCTGTG TGCTAGCCACTCGCGGAGTGATCAAGGTGGAGCAAACACAGCCTTATGGGGACATTCTCATTGCAAGAGGACCCAATATGTAA
- the LOC108816581 gene encoding non-classical arabinogalactan protein 30, which produces MDARAMSFSVLVILIAAVTLANGYSPPPPPTTVYPAVKTVEAAVEGMVYCQSCDKYGSWSLGGAEPIAGAKISIICKNHREQVSFYKVFQTDSYGHFYGELKGFKMTPHFLDHPLHACRAKLVSSPREDCNLFSNINNALDGASLRYEEKRLKWTNYEAVIYAAGPLAFRPDHCPATSPPTY; this is translated from the coding sequence ATGGACGCACGAGCTATGTCCTTCTCCGTTCTCGTCATCCTCATTGCAGCGGTGACTTTGGCCAACGGTtactctcctcctcctcctccaaccACCGTATATCCCGCCGTGAAAACCGTGGAAGCGGCGGTGGAAGGAATGGTGTACTGTCAATCGTGCGACAAATACGGATCATGGTCGTTGGGCGGAGCAGAACCCATAGCCGGAGCTAAAATCAGCATCATCTGCAAGAACCACAGGGAACAAGTGAGCTTCTACAAAGTCTTTCAAACTGATTCGTACGGCCATTTCTACGGTGAGCTCAAAGGTTTTAAAATGACTCCACATTTCTTGGACCATCCTCTTCACGCTTGCCGTGCCAAGCTCGTCTCTTCTCCTCGTGAGGACTGCAATCTCTTCTCCAACATTAACAATGCTCTCGATGGTGCTTCCCTCCGGTATGAAGAGAAGAGGCTCAAGTGGACCAACTACGAGGCTGTGATTTACGCCGCTGGTCCATTGGCTTTCCGTCCTGACCATTGTCCCGCTACTTCACCACCCACTTACTGA
- the LOC108818465 gene encoding uncharacterized protein LOC108818465 translates to MANPADKPDPNLTTPDEVEVREEIEDINGGEEEEEEEYEGEEDDDASKPPQTREDAAASRANAQNLFRRMGVAPVPVRVHDVIVKGNEKTKDYVIEAEVDGVRRAATLQELLEAANVANSNLRALDIFDSVKITLDAGPPELPDTTNVVVKVVESQSPLAAEIVTATRSQARSSSLEGSLKYKNIFGHGDIWDTSLAYGCDSSGEVGLGMYLPRLIRGRPSPFTSRLYLSTQDWVKFSSYREKALGVSLGVLLSKNHELGYTLACRNVIDPTQMASRTIRRQIGHSLVSDLRYTFKVDERNSSLRPTRGYSFVSTSQIGGFAPGRRTLRFLRQEVDLKYAVPLGFYRSALNFGVSGGITFPWGKGYKSRASSVSERFFLGGNISPVCSLGGPSALWGFKTRGLGPNEPRREVEDDQSGGGGGDRYEQDFVGGDVAVTAFADLSFDFPLRWFRERGIHGHVFACAGNMAELSGNKYRNFTAPKFLETFRSSVGAGIVLPTSLFRMELNYCHIVKKQEHDRAKSGFFLTFSTPSS, encoded by the exons ATGGCGAATCCGGCGGATAAACCCGACCCGAATCTCACCACCCCCGATGAAGTTGAAGTAAGAGAAGAAATCGAAGACATTAACGgtggcgaagaagaagaagaagaggagtatgaaggagaagaagacgatgaCGCATCGAAACCACCTCAAACGCGAGAGGATGCTGCCGCGAGTCGGGCCAACGCGCAGAATCTCTTCCGTCGCATGGGAGTAGCTCCCGTTCCGGTCCGTGTCCACGACGTGATCGTCAAGGGAAACGAGAAGACCAAGGACTACGTGATCGAGGCCGAGGTTGACGGCGTCAGGCGCGCCGCCACGTTGCAGGAGCTTCTCGAAGCTGCAAACGTCGCCAATTCCAATCTCCGCGCGCTCGATATCTTCGATTCGGTCAAGATCACGCTCGATGCTGGTCCTCCCGAGCTTCCCGACACCACCAATGTGGTTGTCAAAGTCGTCGAGAGCCAAAGCCCTCTCGCTGCTGAGATCGTAACCGCCACGAGATCGCAG GCTAGGTCGTCAAGCCTTGAAGGCTCTTTGAAGTACAAGAACATATTCGGCCATGGAGATATCTGGGACACTTCACTTGCTTACGGCTGCGACAGCTCTGGAGAGGTTGGCTTGGGGATGTATCTCCCTAGGCTGATCAGAGGACGTCCGTCTCCGTTCACCTCGCGTCTCTACCTCTCTACGCAAGATTGGGTTAAGTTCTCTTCTTACAGAGAAAAAGCGCTTGGTGTTTCCCTCGGGGTTCTCTTGAGCAAGAATCACGAGCTGGGGTACACGCTTGCGTGCCGTAACGTGATTGATCCGACGCAGATGGCGTCGAGGACGATAAGGAGACAGATTGGGCATAGTTTGGTGTCTGATCTCAGGTACACTTTCAAAGTTGACGAGAGGAACTCGTCCTTGAGGCCAACTCGTGGATACTCTTTCGTCTCCACTTCTCAGATAGGTGGTTTTGCGCCTGGTAGGCGTACACTTCGGTTCTTGCGTCAG GAAGTTGATCTTAAATATGCTGTTCCACTTGGTTTCTACCGTTCTGCTCTGAACTTTGGTGTATCTGGGGGAATCACGTTTCCATGGGGAAAGGGATACAAGAGCAGAGCTTCTTCTGTGTCGGAGAGGTTTTTCTTAGGTGGGAACATTTCGCCTGTGTGTTCTTTGGGAGGACCGTCTGCGTTATGGGGATTCAAGACAAGGGGACTGGGTCCCAACGAGCCAAGGAGGGAAGTGGAAGACGATCagagtggtggtggtggtggtgacagATATGAGCAGGATTTCGTGGGAGGTGATGTTGCGGTCACTGCATTTGCGGACCTTTCTTTTGATTTCCCGTTGAGATGGTTCAGAGAGAGAGGGATCCATGGGCATGTGTTTGCATGTGCTGGGAACATGGCGGAGTTATCAGGGAACAAGTATCGTAATTTCACTGCTCCTAAGTTCTTAGAGACGTTCAGAAGCTCAGTAGGTGCAGGAATCGTGTTACCAACTAGTCTATTTCGCATGGAG CTTAACTA
- the LOC108814715 gene encoding uncharacterized protein LOC108814715 translates to MAKNENGYENLLASLIVDIKSYSGNDQLLPWIRGIKKMKESLPPQILNEKLPRFLQKCAQSFESDKRYRNDSRYIRVWLQLMDFVDDPRALLRTMEANSIGTKRSLFYQAYALHYEKLKRFEDAEKMYRLGVQNLAEPMDELQKSYLQFHSRMERHKRKKTQRQDIKVSEKHQKVERSQKEPRLANSDDTPVLNFVDKAIVGKPEAENACHHGLVDPTINMKEAMNAINSMFKEPIETAPLHRKSQQRSQDKENQGGFEVFLDENLECETGMGGKAKTGNQESFEIFVDDENDDETADDNDEVGNGFVFLQPRDHSPESSEEADRRNNSPPRARFREDTVVRRFVGSTISEEPAVENVCHHGLVDPTVNLKEAMEDINNMFGEPIDFVRPNRSKNKGKAVEVKKPDVAEGFLILEDDDEAEEEHQGTSKVTQISPGKANDRDLFEPTLCTKVALDEINKLFAMPMDF, encoded by the exons ATGGCGAAGAACGAGAACGGCTACGAGAACTTGCTCGCTTCACTGATCGTCGACATCAAATCATACTCTGGAAATGACCAACTTCTTCCCTGGATTCG AGGGATCAAGAAGATGAAAGAGAGCTTGCCACCTCAGATACTGAACGAGAAGCTGCCTCGGTTTCTCCAGAAATGTGCACAGTCATTTGAATCTGATAAGAGATACCGTAACGATTCTCGGTATATTCGTGTTTGGTTGCAGCTG ATGGACTTTGTAGATGATCCCAGAGCTTTGTTAAGGACTATGGAAGCAAACAGTATAGGGACCAAGAGGTCACTCTTCTACCAGGCATATGCTCTCCATTATGAAAAGTTGAAGAGGTTCGAGGACGCTGAGAAAATGTACCGTCTTGGGGTGCAAAA CCTTGCAGAGCCCATGGATGAGTTACAGAAATCTTACTTGCAATTCCATAGTCGCATGGAGAGGCACAAAAGGAAAAAGACACAG CGTCAGGACATAAAAGTGTCTGAAAAGCACCAGAAGGTTGAGAGGTCACAAAAGGAGCCTAGACTGGCCAACAGTGATGACACGCCAGTGTTGAACTTTGTTGATAAAGCCATCGTAGGAAAGCCTGAAGCAGAAAATGCTTGCCATCACGGTTTGGTGGATCCCACGATAAACATGAAAGAAGCCATGAACGCAATCAACAGCATGTTCAAAGAGCCTATTGAAACTGCTCCACTTCATAGAAAATCGCAACAGAGAAGCCAAGACAAAGAAAACCAAGGCGGGTTTGAAGTTTTCCTGGATGAGAATCTCGAGTGTGAAACGGGTATGGGAGGCAAAGCAAAGACTGGTAATCAAGAGTCCTTTGAGATATTCGTCGATGATGAAAACGATGATGAGACTGCGGATGACAATGATGAGGTCGGAAATGGTTTTGTTTTTCTCCAACCAAGAGACCATTCACCTGAAAGCTCTGAAGAAGCAGACAGAAGAAACAACAGTCCTCCTCGAGCTAGGTTCAGAGAAGACACAGTTGTTCGCAGGTTTGTTGGTTCAACCATCTCAGAAGAGCCAGCAGTTGAAAACGTCTGCCACCATGGCCTTGTGGACCCTACAGTCAACCTAAAGGAAGCTATGGAGGACATAAACAACATGTTTGGGGAACCGATAGATTTTGTTAGACCCAACCGCTCTAAAAACAAGGGAAAAGCAGTAGAAGTGAAGAAGCCAGATGTGGCTGAAGGTTTCTTAATActtgaggatgatgatgaagctgaGGAGGAACATCAAGGGACGAGTAAGGTGACTCAGATATCGCCTGGAAAAGCAAATGACCGTGATCTGTTCGAGCCAACACTGTGCACGAAAGTAGCTTTGGACGAGATCAACAAATTGTTCGCAATGCCAATGGACTTCTAA